The following are from one region of the Mauremys mutica isolate MM-2020 ecotype Southern chromosome 22, ASM2049712v1, whole genome shotgun sequence genome:
- the RNF26 gene encoding E3 ubiquitin-protein ligase RNF26 gives MDLVFLVINGVGMALDFLGLLLNVNFFLVSTLVSVLVWLITFIYNLPNALVASVIHCWNGTLFSLVYLVEALCCLALSSVQTVTGLFRGFCSSLESLKVIGNLFSHLVLRSKELVHRGLWNVVGSGQSLLRQVCEVFTIVMSLLAYFVNSIINICLIGTQNLVLVLWDSIISPFLRVTDLLAAFLTHMSSSAIAMSILVWSPCQLAFELLESMSKLLVNVFLLNLYGLVLLALIVTVCTLVLNPELTRTLANHVLGYLNTLPSYHRLRRDIWRLYQIVLLSLGMVVSSHAWRRVAGWSLQMANWNGGGRATNQQVNQAPQGAEPIQGRQGAAAAIHRPVAPGGAHQGRPGLPGANQQGAAGARQVQQLAARGHGDQHGTNVEQGSNAQPASGRNATAGQCLQPPGEGPSTSRAKALRKEQLNASEEDSEDVALENDPWMLLKEQEERKKCVICQDQTKTVLLLPCRHLCLCQQCTEILLQQAIYQRNCPLCRQMILQTLDVYL, from the coding sequence ATGGATCTAGTGTTCCTGGTCATCAACGGCGTAGGGATGGCCCTGGATTTCCTGGGCCTCCTGCTCAACGTGAACTTCTTCCTGGTCTCCACCTTGGTCTCAGTGCTGGTCTGGCTCATCACGTTTATCTACAACCTTCCCAATGCACTGGTGGCTAGTGTGATCCACTGCTGGAATGGGACTTTGTTCTCCTTGGTGTACCTGGTGGAGGCACTTTGCTGCCTGGCCCTGAGCTCTGTCCAAACTGTCACCGGCCTGTTCCGAGGCttctgctccagcctggagagTCTGAAAGTGATTGGGAACCTGTTCTCGCACCTTGTCCTGAGAAGCAAGGAACTTGTGCACCGAGGGCTCTGGAATGTGGTTGGCTCTGGCCAGTCGCTCCTGAGGCAGGTATGCGAAGTGTTTACCATTGTCATGAGCCTCCTCGCCTACTTTGTTAACAGCATCATCAACATCTGCCTGATCGGCACCCAGAATCTGGTGCTGGTCCTGTGGGACTCCATCATCAGCCCTTTCCTAAGAGTCACAGACCTTCTCGCTGCCTTCCTTACTCACATGTCTAGCAGTGCCATTGCCATGTCCATTCTTGTGTGGTCACCCTGCCAGCTGGCATTTGAACTCCTAGAGTCCATGAGCAAGCTCCTGGTTAATGTCTTCCTCCTGAATCTTTATGGCTTAGTGTTGCTGGCCCTAATTGTCACAGTCTGCACCTTAGTCCTCAACCCTGAGCTGACAAGGACGCTGGCAAACCATGTGTTGGGATACCTGAATACCTTGCCTTCCTACCACCGCCTGCGGAGGGACATCTGGCGCCTCTATCAGATTGTGCTCTTGTCGCTGGGGATGGTCGTGAGCTCCCACGCTTGGCGCAGGGTAGCAGGCTGGAGTCTCCAAATGGCCAACTGgaatggaggaggcagagcaaCAAACCAACAGGTCAATCAAGCACCACAAGGTGCAGAGCCCATCCAAGGCAGGCAAGGGGCAGCTGCAGCCATTCATAGGCCAGTTGCTCCTGGAGGAGCTCATCAGGGAAGACCAGGGCTGCCTGGAGCCAATCAGCAGGGTGCAGCCGGTGCCCGTCAGGTGCAGCAGCTGGCAGCCAGAGGACATGGGGACCAACATGGCACGAACGTTGAGCAAGGATCAAATGCGCAACCAGCCTCTGGTCGAAACGCCACAGCAGGGCAGTGCCTCCAGCCTCCAGGCGAAGGACCAAGCACATCACGAGCCAAAGCTCTGAGGAAAGAGCAGCTGAATGCTTCGGAGGAGGACAGCGAGGATGTCGCTCTGGAGAACGACCCGTGGATGCTCCTGAAAGAACAAGAAGAACGTAAAAAATGTGTCATCTGCCAGGACCAAACCAAGACAGTcttgctcctgccctgcaggCACTTGTGCCTCTGCCAACAATGCACCGAAATCTTACTGCAGCAGGCCATCTACCAGCGCAACTGCCCTCTCTGCCGGCAGATGATACTGCAGACTCTGGACGTGTACCTGTGA